Proteins encoded within one genomic window of Candidatus Binataceae bacterium:
- a CDS encoding zinc ribbon domain-containing protein encodes MPIYEYECARCGKRTSILTLRASERVNAKCRHCGAAEMRRLMSRFAMPRSDEARMDALADPSNFGDIDESDPKSVARMMKRMGREMGDEFAGPEFDEAVEELEKGGDPDAGGDDGDDTSGGDL; translated from the coding sequence ATGCCGATTTACGAGTACGAATGTGCGCGATGCGGCAAGCGCACCAGTATCCTGACGCTGCGCGCGAGCGAGCGCGTGAATGCGAAATGCCGCCACTGCGGCGCCGCCGAGATGCGCCGGCTGATGTCGCGCTTCGCGATGCCGCGCAGCGACGAGGCGCGGATGGACGCCCTCGCCGATCCCTCGAACTTCGGCGATATCGACGAGAGCGATCCGAAGAGCGTCGCGCGGATGATGAAGCGGATGGGCCGCGAGATGGGCGACGAGTTCGCCGGCCCCGAATTCGACGAAGCGGTCGAGGAGCTCGAGAAGGGCGGCGACCCCGACGCGGGCGGCGATGACGGCGACGATACGAGCGGCGGCGACCTGTAG